caagGGCAATCGCACATCAGTCCAACACTGCGAATCACACTCTATACTCTTCAGCACtcacatcaataaatacaagagAATCAGTTTCACTGGCAGGACACGCCCACGCAATATGCTTCCGATCATGAGAAGCTCCTCCCCTTCTCCacactcttctcttcccattgTTCTGCTACATGATGttctttgtctcatctgtccagaggatgaaatgtttgtttttttttggcaaactAGTagtaatggatggatggatggatggacgggcGGATGAGACTAGTagtaaaccctctgtatttactctggtggagtcttctcttgattgttgGTTGTTGACCCAGATACACCTACCTCCTGGAAGGTGTTCTTCATCTGgccgaattttttttttttgaaggggTTTTCCTTCTTGCACACACCGCGGTTGTTTTGGTAATGTTTCtgctctctcgttctctctctttctctctctccgatgggtttgttttgatttttcagccCCACTGTGGCTTGCTTCACTGGCAGTGACAGCTCTTTGGCCTTCATGTCGAGAGTTAACAGCAACAGATTCCAAATGCACAGTGGACAAAACTGAgggaataacacacacctggccGTGGAACGACATGGAGCCGCCGATTATCCAATCATTTCTGGTCCCTTGAAAAGTGTCGGACCACGTATACAACCCCGAGGGTGACGTAAATACCTTCAATTAAAGCCGAACATCCGCACTATAACGCTATTTAATCGAAACTCTTATTCGACAGCTAAAGATAAAGATAAGCGCCAAACCGCTGACAGATCTCTATATCACAGAACACGGGAATATTGTGGTTAATGTCTCCGAGTCTGTGCACGAGGCCGCATGTCGTGATGCTTTTGAAGGTCGTTTTATTACAACAGAGGGCAAATTAGATTTCTGTAATGCGTTTCTCTCTGACTTCCCGTATTTGGAACGTGTCTCATGTGGTTTGGTGTGACACAGGCGGTCTTAGGCAGACTAGCGCTATATGGTGTGACAGGTTTTATTATTGGACTCATCCCTCAACCCTTACAGGGGCGAAAACTAAATATCCATGTCTGATATTTTCTTTGAGCTAATCATAGAATGAACTAAATGCATCACAGTACAGtcttcagtgctttataacgGATGGGCGTGGTGGGTGcgacacacacattcgcacttGGGTACAATTTAGACATGGCGGATTCGCctacttgcatgtttttgggaggtgaaaAGCGGAGAACCCTGAGACACATGCCCTGTATATACAAACAATACCGTCTGTGTTGATTCAGTTACACCGGCCACATGGCGAGTGTGGTGCTGGCGCTTTTAGGAAACAGATAGAGCAGAGCTTGATTTAGAGCAGACTCGTCTTGGCCTGCACCTGTCACTGCCGACCTGACAGTTATATTCCACATCCTTTATGAGAAACTGTACCGTGGTTAGATTGGCCATTTTAAAGTGCAGCCCTTGCACAGCACGCCTGTTTGTAAtcctattggcacccttcataaatCCGAgcgaagaaggctgtgaaaatctgtcttcattgtttaaccttttgatcttttgttcgaAAAGATTTCACGAAAATACTCTGCCGTgatggacatcaaacaattgcaaacacaacacacaggtttatatataaataaataaataaataaaaaagcgttgttaaatataggtgtgcaataacaattattggcacccttttagtcagtactttgtgctagctcgctttgccaagataacagctctgagtctcctataacactgatgaggttggaggacacatggcgagggatctgagagcgttcctccgtacagaacctctccagatccttcacatgtcaggtccacgctggtggactctcctcttcagttcaccccacagggtttctatggggttcaggtcaggggactgggatggtcagggcaggaccttgattttgtgatcagtaaaccatttctgtgttgacgttgatgtatgttttggatcatcgtcctgcgtAACCCACACTGACTCATATATCAACACTGTTCTGCTGTTTCTTTATGTTATGCTTCTGGATGGTGATTGTGGTAATCGCGATGTGAATTAATTGGAAACGTCAAAAATAGCAAACGACTGAAGCTGTTTaaacaatttttcttttttcctttactAGCCCACTTTTGTCTGATCTAACCTGATTCAAAATCCCGGGACAGTTAAATTTGCATCCAAAGTAGGAAAAATTACATCCTACAGATGACACGTTATATGATCACTGCACTGCATAGGGCTTCGTACGAATAAAATATGCTTCTCAAAATCAAGTAAAACGGTACAGAAAACGTTCAGATAGACGCCAGGACAAAGGGATGTCTGAGGTCGATAAGGGCGTGGTTGATGCGTGATGCACTGTGGACGTGCACACACTGTCCAACACTCTTGCAGCTCTTGACAGTTCTGTAGCAAATCCATGACTTGTTCTGCTGTGAACTGTTCTAAAAGTCCCTCAGCACATCGCCGTACCGATATAAATAGCAAACGGGccgctgtggctcagttggtagagcgggttggccacatgactccacatgccgaagtgtcctgaaccccaagttgctcccgcaAAGCAGGCCAGCACCACACTCACCACATGCCTGGTGTAATCGAAACAATAAACTATAGTATATCgatacatatacactacatgtCCAAATGTGTGTgaccacctgaccatcacacagtcatgtggttcttccccacaaagtttgaagcacacgtTTACATAGCGACAAAATGTGCACAAAGTGTCCCAACTATAACAAGCTCCTTGACAtcacttcctcttcctgtctTTCCCTTTTACAGCAACCTCACAGCATTGTGCAGCGGCGCCTCCTAGAGGGTAATATCTCTCGGCTGTGCGGGGAAGCACGGGACACCCCGTCCCGCGTCCGCTCGCCGCTCGCCGACAGCAAGGAAGGTGCTGAGGCAGAGGAGAGGAGCGAAAGCACCGTAGATGACTCCACTGAGGAGCAAGAGTCACcggaggagagcgagagaagtCTGAGATCTgacgaggaggacgaggaggacgaTAACAGGGATGCTGTTGGAAAGGCCACGAGGGACAgtggagaagaaggaggacCAGAGGAGAGCGAGGGAGTGTCCACCCTCTCGACTCTGCAGGTGCAGTGCAAGGTATGAAGCagactgtttcctgtttactTACAGACGGAGAACACACTCATACCGACACAACCTCGCTCGGGCCCCTGTCTCTAATGACTCATAAATTTCCATTTGTGActcataaaaatatgtaatcTCTTCATACTTCAAGTGTGACAGCAACAAAGCTAATGGAGCCTGAGTGCAACGCGCTAGAGCACGAAAACAGTCGGTCTCAACCCCTACGTGTCTGACAAGAAATAATCAATTCATCAATGCTGTCATTAAAGAggctcttttttaaaaaaaaaaaacaaaaacaacaacttttattCAGAATGTATACTGGTTGGATAAAGAATAAATAACCGAAAACGTCTGGCaagttttgaaaaggaaaactTTATTCCCCTCATCCGAGATCTCCACTTAATAAGAAATAGACACAAGTGACCCCCAAAACCCCCACCCccgccccccacccccaccgaCACCTCAGTGCTTCAGTACGGAGGCTGTGATAAAAATAGAGGCCCAATTAAATCCGACTAAGCTCGAGGGCTACGAGCGAGCGCAGAGCTGCTCATTTCCTCAGCCTCTACCCGACCGAACGAGAGCTGACCCCGGCACCCAGAACCACGCTGACGGGCCGTGACAATAAAATCACagcactgtcacatgacctccaGGTCAGAGATTCTCTCATCGTAACATCCGCATGCAGTTGGCTGAACACGCTACGGGTGCTCGTGTCGAGGTTTTGCTTTACTGTAGGAGCACTGAGAGGAAAGggaattcatttacatttaaatggagCTTTGGTCACGAGGTGATGGCAGTGCTTTTAACAGAGCGATTCACGCATCATGGTAAtgcttcttctccttcttcttcttcttcttcttttcaacGGCTCCCTGATGTGTTCGGGGCCAgtgagatcacacacacacacacacacattaatctgTCTCTGCTTCCATAAAGAGTGTAGCTCGAAATCACTTATTTCACGGCATGTTTTATCTCTTCCGTTCAAACCAGCGGAGATGCATTTTAACCACACTTTAAAGGATACAtgatggagagagcgagagagagagtactttattgatccctgaGGGAAATCGttgttttttggtgtttttttttttgttgttgttgcagcaATACAGTAAACAACAGAAATTACGATCCCTGCTGATGATGAAATGGCTGAAGTAGAGTGCTACAAGCTGAAAACCTCGACGAGGGGgggataaaaacaaacagagcGCAAACGACGGCATCATGGTGTGGAAACCTGCGAGGTTGGAACAATACTTAAGTACATACTAGTTAGCTCTATAGATCTGGAACAACGTTTCGCCGAAGTGGTGGAAACTGCTTTAATGTGGTAGGAAACTTGAGGTATGTCAGCGGTGGTGTAGGAACATCGACCACTCGCTTTTTACGCTACAGGAAACGCACTGCAGGGCGCAACGTCGCTTTCAGACGTTATAAAGATAGCTAGAACAACATCTTAAAAGACCCTCAgtggttttctttaaaaaaaaaaaaaaaacacctataAACCTGCTGTCATTTTAGATATGCTCATTTAATCTGTGTTCATGTATTATTCATATTCACCAAGGCCAATGTACTGCATGTGATAGAAAGgattcatgaaaaaaataatcccCCTTTCCCGCTCCAATTTTTGCGATATATCTTACAACAGAAATGGACATTtatttgtggaaatgtattatttattcagattattacttatttatttatcttatttaatCTTAGAGgtaggtgtgtttttttttaaacccgaTCGTTAACTTTATCCACTTCTCTTCCTTTGCTGAGTGAGGGGCAGAGAAAATCCTGCCCCAATGGAGCTCTATTAGTGCTTGTTGCAATTCCCATTTCTGACCACTAGGTGTGTTAATCACTAACCTAAACTAAGACGCTAAGTGGAACAGTAGTGAGTGTGCGCCTCTGTTTGCGCAGAACATCTAGAAATACTAGCAAATCAAGGAAAAATTGCTTATATCTGTCGAAGAGTAACATTCTTTTTAACTGCTGCCGCCAAAGaagtcattattattttaacagaaTTTAAGACGAATAAGGCTTTACAAGGATATTAACGGTCAATATAAGCGGTGGAGCGCTGCACAACCTGCGCCCTAGTCACACCTTAGTTTCTGACGGTTCATGCGTTAGGACTCAAGCATAGCAGCCATATGTCCCAAGTTCATCTCAAATCCTGTCGAATGTCCCTGCTGCTCCTCCCACATCAGTGAAGAATAATCCTCCAAAAATGCCCCGCGTCCACATTTCAACAGAATTCTGACAATACTGCTGACGCGACATGATGCATCGAGGAAATGACTGCTTGACTGGGTGGTTAAATTATAGTCTGCTGATCACGCCGATTCCACCGCTGTCTAATCCGTTCTGACGTATTGTCACAACAGACAAACAGCAAAACTACTGAATCATCATAAAGAGAGCACAGAGGTGGGTGTCGAATTGTTTGGCTCTGCTGGAACATTAGGTCATGTGGTAAGAACAAACTTGCCGGAATGACACACGAGAGCACTTTCCATGACGGCAACCATGTTAATAAGCAGATAAATGGGTAGACTAATAATCCACAACTAAAAGAACAGACTTCTCTCTCAAGGTGATTTAAGATTGAAATGAATGGTGCATTATTGCCATGCGCTTGCTCGATTTAAGTTGCTCGATTTAAAGAAGTGTTCATATTGATGTGATAAaattttcctgtttccaacactgactgttcacttcctgcctaataaatatacccCCCACCCCCGACAGGTGGcgctgtaacgagataatcaacgttattcactTATTCACTCGTGACTATTCATGTTCCACTAACTCCACATTATTTCCAAATGATATGTCCAGGTCCTATCTGAAAGGGAAGTAGCTGTCGTCGCAGTACGAGTGGAAAActttaacctgtgtgtgtgtgtgtgttgcagtgtggTGATGCCGAGGTCAAGGTATCCGTTAACACAGGCTGTCAGTACAACCATATCTCCAGTACATGCTGCAGAAGGCTGGGGTGAGTCAGAAATATTCACACAGTTACACACGTATTAAAATTGGGAGCGGACACTTCCATTCAAGTGAGTAATACTGTAGCAAAAAAGCCTAATACTACTTATACCGCTaataccactgtgtgtgtgtgtgtgtgtgtgtgtgtgtgtgtgtgtgtgtgtgtgtgtgttgtagactgAAAATCAATCCCAAGATTAAGCCACTCAGTGAATCCATGCATAACGCAGTGACGTCCCTGCAGATCCAGATCGGTAGTGAAAGAGTGCAGTGTACGGCTCAGGTCATAGGTAACGTtgtcattcttcttcttctaattattattattattattattattattattattattattagcaggcTGTTGATTGGGAAAGAGACAGCCGAGACAAAAGAGCACAAGACGGCATGagctacactatatgaccaaaagtatgtgcacccctaaCCATCACATCGCacctatatgtgcttgttgaacatcccattccagatttgcGCCCCATTtgtgctgttataatgcgctgcACTCTTCTATGATGGCTGTGGAGATCCGTGTCCGTTccgctacaagagcgttagcgAGATCATCGGGCACCGATGTCGGGTTGAGGAGGCTCCGGTTCCGATTCATGCCGAAGGTGATCAACGCGGTCGAGGACGGGGCTCTGAAGTGTTCCGAAGTGCACTCCGAAACACACCGTGTCTCCATGGAGcgcgctttgtgcacaggaacgCCGACACGCTAGAACaggttccagtgaaaggaaagacgattatacagttgtgtgcttcaaactttgagGGACAGAGAAAGACGTGAGAAGATgcacatacgggtgtgatggtcaggtgtctacatactttcGGCCGTATAATGTAAAGTCCCCGAGTTCAAGCTCATGAACTCATTTTGGAACACCAACAGAGGACGTCCATAaatctgtgtgtttctcagacTTTTCCATGCTGTGTTCACAGACGATGAGGCGTTGGAGCTATGCCTGGGCCTACAGACTCTGCTGGAGCTCAAAGTAAGACATTATTTGCTTTGCTAGTGTTCAATGGTTTCCCTATGAGCAGTAAGACGTGATTAGACGTCGGCGTTTTAAAGCAGGAAACGATTAACAGATAGCATCTGCACTGCACCGCTGTTGCTGAATGGAAACCAGACGTCCGTAGCGAATTACTTCATCAGCTTTAATCCCACGAAACTGGGATCCGATCATAGACAACAGCACCAGCACAGCTTTACTGTCTGATTTCTTTTGTGTCTTCAGTCTGAGGTAATAGGAAAAAACTAAGATAAGGTGTTGTGCGTTCAGTTCAGATCCCGATTCCTGATTTTTGGGAAAGCAAACAGAAAAGCGTTTCTCTGGATGGAGAGCTCTCTCGGCGCTGCACGGGATTTAATCGAGGACTTAAAGCTGAAATCCACTTCAGTCAAAGCGGTACTGATGGTAATAGAGCCGGAGGGACATCATACAATTTTTCTCTGATTATGCGTCTGTGCCGGAACGATCCCGTTGggaatttcttttcattttccaaCTTGGTTGCCAAGTGCTCGAATTAGCTCCAAAaatagatatttaaaaaaaaaaaaaagtgcagaaaaGAAGACACGTTAGTATAGAAACCGTCACTCATCTCCGAGGAGACCGTTTCACGCATGCGTACGTTCTACGGACGAAAAAAAAGCGGCTGCGTCGACGCCCTAAAGAACGTACGCGAATATGACACTGTGTTAATCACTTGACGGTGCGGTAAgtaaatataatacataaagAAATGATTCGAATaagtaagataataataaatgacGTGACTCGTGGTTAAATGGGTggatttgaatatatttttgaaataaCTCCTATTTATTTCGTTTCCACTCACGTACACGACGAAGCTCCACCCCAGATCCCGCCGTGGTCCGACTAGCACAGAGTTCTCAATTAGCGAGGCCTGTCATGACGTCGCGTTCAGCTGCACCCGGATATTCAGTTCCAGCTCTAGAAGCAGGCTCGTAATGATTTCTGAGGATGTTCGCTCTTCTTTCCTCTGTAATAAGCTCGTACGAGGTCTAAGCACTGAGAATTAGAATAGCGTTGCTAGCTAAAAGACGGCTAGCTAAACAAACAGCTAGCGAAAAGATAATCGGACATTCAGCCGCTGGAAAGCCGAGTTAGTTTTAAAAACGATGCAAAATTTCACTTATGATGAACTCTGCATTCAGCCTCAGTGTTTATTCTGGTcgtactgtttgtttttaagggATTTTTAAGCAGTGTGAGATATCGTTTGCTCATAGGGATTATCCGGCTGCGCTGGGTGCTTGCTGATTTCAGGCTGAGATGGGGGCGGAGTAAAGGGGTGTAATACACTTTGTGCTGAGGCCATAGCCTTAAACCAGTATGTTTTTATCGTTTCTGTTATTTTATGCTAGTAAGAACATCACCTTTAAACACCAAACGTTTTAGTACAGTGCTAACGCTGCGATGAAATACAAACCGAGCTGGATGCTATTGGGAAGCGCGTGAATGAAAGCGCTGCTCTTCTGTACCCACAGTGCTGCGTTGACCTGAACAGCAGAGTGCTCCGCCTGCACAGCGACGGCGAGGAACTGCCCTTCCT
The genomic region above belongs to Ictalurus punctatus breed USDA103 chromosome 14, Coco_2.0, whole genome shotgun sequence and contains:
- the nrip2 gene encoding nuclear receptor-interacting protein 2 isoform X1, whose protein sequence is MSESKKREVELRDKAIMHQQRRLKQATQFTHKDSADLLPLDGLKRLGTSKDLQPHSIVQRRLLEGNISRLCGEARDTPSRVRSPLADSKEGAEAEERSESTVDDSTEEQESPEESERSLRSDEEDEEDDNRDAVGKATRDSGEEGGPEESEGVSTLSTLQVQCKCGDAEVKVSVNTGCQYNHISSTCCRRLGLKINPKIKPLSESMHNAVTSLQIQIGSERVQCTAQVIDDEALELCLGLQTLLELKCCVDLNSRVLRLHSDGEELPFLKTPTRTQCHHRDSNKNL
- the nrip2 gene encoding nuclear receptor-interacting protein 2 isoform X2 — encoded protein: MSESKKREVELRDKAIMHQQRRLKQATQFTHKDSADLLPLDGLKRLGTSKDLQPHSIVQRRLLEGNISRLCGEARDTPSRVRSPLADSKEGAEAEERSESTVDDSTEEQESPEESERSLRSDEEDEEDDNRDAVGKATRDSGEEGGPEESEGVSTLSTLQVQCKCGDAEVKVSVNTGCQYNHISSTCCRRLGLKINPKIKPLSESMHNAVTSLQIQIGSERVQCTAQVIDLRPICAVIMRCTLL